From one Eucalyptus grandis isolate ANBG69807.140 chromosome 9, ASM1654582v1, whole genome shotgun sequence genomic stretch:
- the LOC104418006 gene encoding uncharacterized protein LOC104418006 isoform X3, with the protein MENGFDGKLAEKLSGMALNDAASNVNSNSDSLTQVMNAVEAAEATIKEQMDENNRLRTELQEKMQELERYKSYESMASRHDVGAPDGLLRRVNDAQQSIPSVGNPEEGVNSIGGTSPRDQASSIIVHKEVKLSNQNVAGHTQGQAHSESNKANGTLKVLPGPQVPTDNTGFSQLSSPSATSFSPNRYQTEGEYDRRLNISGHGLMRMAEVSNSSSLQKQDLIHKVQEQEQEIIQLRRYLSDYSVKEAQVRNEKYVLEKRIAFMRMAFDQQQQDLVDAASKALSYRQDIMEENIRLSYQLQAAQQERLTFVQSLLPLLAEYSLQPPVLDAQSIVSNVKVLFKHLQEQLNVNEVLNKLSSFLLQTRLKESHYQLAPWNSEASPSSFAPQSPAYSVGAALTTSKRNGLELVPQPPFSLGNAPVSSDARPSAGWDALNAHQTAFGGVLPKNMEPDDIGRYSPLASRGAVTREMAGHLANTQGSTPLNRHSEETTKQVTFREPVSNTEMDDPDVEGSHSERESLANWSSGNSPYSAPYNKPGYAAPLDNPGSLYSPYLPPVLEEPASSFSEAAEDDPLPAIEGLQISGDAFPGKELQACGYSINGTTSCNFEWVRHLEDGSISYIEGAKQPNYIVTADDVDAYLAIEVQPLDNRKRKGELVKVFANEHRKITCGPIQNTIERTFHEGHASYKVSLSTGYLDIWEPAILAVKREGYSIKCTASDDVLTEKFSPNMKITIPYGDDTAFWIISSNDSERFLRAENTAEDISCSRDTIVLTLRLFILRGPYPVAYAGW; encoded by the exons AAATCATATGAATCAATGGCTTCAAGACATGATGTTGGGGCACCAGATGGCCTTCTTCGCAGAGTCAATGATGCTCAACAATCTATACCGTCTGTGGGAAATCCAGAAGAGGGCGTTAACAGCATAGGAGGCACTTCTCCACGTGATCAAGCCAGTTCTATTATTGTTCACAAGGAGGTGAAACTAAGTAATCAGAATGTTGCCGGACATACTCAGGGGCAAGCCCACTCTGAAAGCAATAAGGCTAATGGGACATTAAAAGTTCTTCCTGGTCCTCAAGTTCCCACCGATAATACTGGCTTTTCTCAGTTATCATCACCATCAGCAACATCTTTTTCTCCTAACAG ATATCAAACTGAAGGAGAATATGATAGAAGACTTAATATCTCTGGACATGGGCTTATGCGGATGGCGGAAGTCAGTAATTCTAGCAGCCTCCAGAAACAG GATCTCATTCATAAGGTTCAGGAACAGGAACAAGAAATTATACAGTTAAGGAGATATTTGTCAGATTATTCAGTGAAG GAAGCACAAGTACGAAACGAAAAGTATGTTCTGGAGAAGCGAATTGCTTTTATGCGTATG GCCTTTGATCAGCAGCAGCAGGACCTTGTTGATGCTGCTTCTAAAGCTCTGTCGTACAGGCAAGACATAATGGAGGAAAATATTCGTTTGTCATACCAATTGCAG GCTGCACAGCAAGAAAGATTGACATTTGTGCAATCTTTGCTGCCTCTCCTTGCAGAGTATTCTCTGCAGCCTCCAGTCCTCGATGCTCAGTCAATTGTTAGCAATGTCAAG GTCCTTTTTAAACATCTACAAGAGCAGTTAAATGTTAATGAG GTGCTCAACAAATTGTCGTCTTTCTTGCTTCAGACCAGACTGAAAGAATCACACTATCAATTGGCCCCTTGGAATTCAGAGGCAAGTCCATCAAGTTTCGCGCCACAGTCGCCTGCTTATTCCGTTGGTGCAGCGTTGACGACTTCA AAGAGAAATGGACTAGAACTGGTGCCACAACCTCCTTTTTCCCTAGGAAATGCACCAGTTTCTTCTGATGCTCGGCCAAGTGCTGGGTGGGATGCATTGAATGCCCATCAGACTGCTTTCGGAGGTGTCCTACCCAAAAACATGGAACCAGATGACATAGGGAGGTATTCACCCCTTGCAAGCAG GGGTGCTGTCACCCGTGAAATGGCAGGACACTTAGCAAATACTCAGGGCAGCACACCTCTCAACCGTCATAGTGAAGAAACTACCAAGCAAGTCACTTTTCGTGAGCCTGTTAGCAACACAGAGATGGATGATCCTGATGTAGAGGGAAGTCACAGTGAGAGAGAGTCTTTGGCTAATTGGTCTTCTGGGAATTCCCCCTATTCAGCCCCATATAATAAGCCAGGCTATGCAGCCCCACTTGATAATCCCGGCTCGTTATATTCCCCCTATCTACCCCCAGTTCTTGAAGAACCTGCTTCTTCCTTTTCAGAGG CTGCAGAAGATGATCCATTACCAGCTATAGAGGGCCTCCAAATTTCAGGTGATGCATTTCCTGGTAAGGAACTGCAGGCTTGTGGATACTCCATTAATGGAACAACCAGCTGCAACTTTGAG TGGGTACGTCATTTAGAAGATGGGTCGATTAGTTATATTGAAG GAGCTAAGCAACCAAATTATATTGTAACTGCTGATGATGTTGATGCGTACCTTGCCATTGAAGTTCAACCGCTGGATAATAGGAAGCGGAAG GGGGAGCTTGTGAAGGTATTTGCTAATGAGCACAGAAAGATTACGTGCG GTCCTATACAGAATACCATAGAAAGGACTTTTCATGAAGGGCATGCATCATACAAAGTTTCATTATCG ACGGGATATCTTGACATATGGGAACCGGCTATATTGGCTGTTAAAAGGGAAGGATACAGCATCAAGTGTACTGCCAGTGATGATGTATTAACAGAAAAGTTTTCTCCAAATATGAAA ATTACAATTCCCTATGGAGATGACACGGCGTTCTGGATAATAAGTTCAAATGACAGTGAGCGTTTCTTAAGAGCAGAAAACACTGCAGAAGACATTAGCTG CTCAAGAGATACGATTGTGCTGACTCTGAGGCTGTTCATCTTAAGG GGTCCATATCCTGTTGCTTATGCAGGCTGGTGA